In Zunongwangia sp. HGR-M22, the sequence TAAATACAACGATCAATTTCAAGAAAACCCGATTCAAGATTTTCAACAAGAATGGATTTCCGTAGAAAAGGGGAACTATGAGATTGGGCATAATAACAACGATTTTTGTTATGATAACGAACTTGGCCGTCACACCGTATATTTAAACGATTATCAAATTTCAAACAAATTGGTAACCAATAACGAGTATATCGAATTTATCGCAGCCGGTGGTTATAAAGATGTTTTACTTTGGCATGCTGAAGGTTGGGATTGGGTAAATACCACTCAGATTTCAGCACCATCATACTGGCATAAAATCGATGGCCAATGGCATCAATTCTCCTTGCAAGGTTTACAAAAATTAAATCCTGACGCTCCATTAAGCCATATTAGTTATTACGAAGCTTTTGCTTTTGCGCAATGGAAAGGCTTACGCCTACCAACCGAGCAGGAATGGGAAATTGCGAGCACAAAATTTGATTGGGGTTCACGCTGGGAATGGACAGAAAGCGCTTATTCCCCTTATCCCGGGTACAGTAAAGCTCCCGGCGCTTTAGGCGAATACAATGGGAAATTTATGGTGAATCAAAAAGTTTTACGTGGTGGCTCTGTAGCAACTTCAGAAAATCATACCCGATCAACCTATCGCAACTTTTTTCATGCCCCTTTACGCTGGCAATTCACCGGAATTCGCCTTGCAAAATAACGATCAACTTACATTATGAAATCCACACCAACTACCACAACATACGCAACTGCTTTTGAAGAAGATGTTGCCAAAGGCTTAACCAGCTTTCCTAAATATCTGCTTTCAAAATATATTTATGATGAAAAAGGAGACAAGCTTTTTCAGCAAATCATGAATATGCCAGAGTATTATT encodes:
- the egtB gene encoding ergothioneine biosynthesis protein EgtB is translated as MLTQPELLDLFKSTRAQSELICSFLETEDYVVQPIVDVSPPKWHLGHTTWFFEEFVLKPYKSNYLLFDEHSAYVFNSYYESVGEKVIRTDRGNLSRPTVAWVYKYRDYVSKTLKQFLESANLSKEVLEVIEIGCHHEKQHQELLYTDIKYILGNNPLFPKYNDQFQENPIQDFQQEWISVEKGNYEIGHNNNDFCYDNELGRHTVYLNDYQISNKLVTNNEYIEFIAAGGYKDVLLWHAEGWDWVNTTQISAPSYWHKIDGQWHQFSLQGLQKLNPDAPLSHISYYEAFAFAQWKGLRLPTEQEWEIASTKFDWGSRWEWTESAYSPYPGYSKAPGALGEYNGKFMVNQKVLRGGSVATSENHTRSTYRNFFHAPLRWQFTGIRLAK